A region of Streptomyces paludis DNA encodes the following proteins:
- a CDS encoding LCP family protein has product MNDWPNGSHAQRQGVPPQRPQYVQGAGPTSGRGAGPRPGSGYHQGQGYGSPSGGVPPQRGGGPSGPAQGPDWRRRIKIGSLVLVVVILATTLGTYFWADSKLRREVDLSVVIDRPAEGKGTNYLIVGTDSRDGMSDEEKKKLHTGSAEGSRTDSMMILHTGSNGPTLISLPRDTDVQIPSFKGSQSGKLFPAQTAHKKLNAAYAEDGAPLLVRTVEAKTGLRIDHYVEIGFAGFANVVDAIGGVDLDIPQAFKDKKSGADFQAGEQTLNGEQALAFVRTRYAFAGSDLDRTKNQQKFLAALAAQTATPSTIINPFRFYPAAGAGLDTLVVDKDMSLWALGRMFFAMKGVTSGDGTSMNMPLAGQSGGNLLWDEAKVKQLVSQLNNDEKVTVTGN; this is encoded by the coding sequence CAGCGCCAGGGTGTGCCGCCGCAGCGGCCGCAGTACGTCCAGGGCGCGGGACCCACATCCGGCCGCGGAGCGGGCCCCCGTCCCGGCTCCGGATACCACCAGGGCCAGGGGTACGGCTCGCCCTCCGGCGGCGTACCGCCCCAGCGCGGCGGCGGGCCGTCGGGGCCGGCGCAGGGCCCCGACTGGCGCCGCCGGATCAAGATCGGCTCGCTGGTGCTGGTCGTCGTCATCCTGGCGACCACGCTCGGCACGTACTTCTGGGCGGACTCCAAGCTGCGGCGCGAGGTCGATCTGTCGGTCGTGATCGACCGCCCGGCCGAGGGCAAGGGCACGAACTATCTGATCGTCGGTACGGACAGCCGCGACGGCATGTCCGACGAGGAGAAGAAGAAGCTCCACACGGGCTCGGCCGAGGGCAGCAGGACCGACTCGATGATGATCCTGCACACGGGATCCAACGGGCCGACGCTGATCTCGCTGCCGCGCGACACCGATGTGCAGATCCCGTCTTTCAAGGGCTCGCAGTCCGGCAAGCTCTTCCCCGCGCAGACCGCGCACAAGAAGCTCAACGCGGCCTACGCCGAGGACGGCGCGCCGCTGCTGGTGCGTACGGTCGAGGCCAAGACCGGGCTGCGGATCGACCACTACGTGGAGATCGGCTTCGCCGGATTCGCCAATGTGGTGGACGCGATCGGCGGGGTGGACCTGGACATCCCCCAGGCGTTCAAGGACAAGAAGTCGGGCGCGGACTTCCAGGCCGGCGAGCAGACCCTCAACGGCGAGCAGGCGCTGGCCTTCGTCCGGACGCGGTACGCCTTCGCGGGCAGCGACCTGGACCGTACGAAGAACCAGCAGAAGTTCCTCGCCGCCCTGGCCGCCCAGACGGCCACCCCGAGCACGATCATCAACCCGTTCCGCTTCTACCCGGCGGCGGGCGCGGGCCTGGACACGCTGGTCGTGGACAAGGACATGTCCCTGTGGGCGCTGGGCCGGATGTTCTTCGCGATGAAGGGCGTGACGAGCGGCGACGGTACGTCGATGAACATGCCGCTGGCGGGCCAGAGCGGGGGGAACCTGCTGTGGGACGAGGCCAAGGTCAAGCAACTGGTGAGCCAGCTCAACAACGACGAGAAAGTAACGGTCACCGGCAACTGA
- a CDS encoding cytidine deaminase family protein, protein MTPPAAAPAAVDHALIEAATATARAHTHGDLHTMAAAGRSADGRVVTAMNAYHFTGGPCAELVLVGTAAALGIHDLTTIVAVGDRDRGVMPPCGRCRQFLFDYFPTLHVIVGTGPHLRTVPITELLPEAYAWSDHQD, encoded by the coding sequence ATGACGCCACCCGCCGCCGCCCCCGCCGCCGTCGACCACGCCCTCATCGAGGCGGCAACGGCCACCGCCCGCGCCCACACCCACGGCGACCTGCACACCATGGCCGCCGCGGGCCGGTCGGCGGACGGCCGCGTGGTCACGGCGATGAACGCGTACCACTTCACCGGCGGCCCCTGCGCCGAGCTGGTCCTCGTCGGAACGGCGGCGGCGCTGGGGATCCACGACCTGACCACGATCGTCGCGGTGGGCGACCGCGACCGCGGCGTCATGCCACCCTGCGGCCGCTGCCGCCAGTTCCTCTTCGACTACTTCCCGACCCTCCACGTCATCGTGGGCACGGGCCCCCACCTCCGCACGGTCCCGATCACGGAGCTGCTGCCGGAGGCGTACGCCTGGTCGGACCACCAGGACTGA
- a CDS encoding DUF6879 family protein has protein sequence MTTSFRTLGDLFDTFEHEAFRLETLDDYSRSGNVDAYHAFLAGDPKPDDYNTGWIEELRSHTERGKRVYRVHILTRPLTDYLRFELGWGYRTNMSGGEEFFILDVTDRPNPLENVPDFWFFDSASVAVMNYDGTGKFLGPEILPPERAAEFTRFRDSALAQAEPFTEWWAKYGL, from the coding sequence GTGACAACCTCATTTAGGACACTCGGAGATCTCTTCGACACGTTCGAGCATGAGGCGTTCCGGCTGGAAACGCTCGACGACTACAGCAGATCCGGGAACGTGGATGCCTATCACGCCTTCCTGGCCGGGGATCCGAAGCCGGACGACTACAACACGGGATGGATCGAAGAACTCCGCTCCCACACGGAGCGAGGAAAGCGGGTCTACCGGGTACACATCCTGACCCGCCCGCTCACGGACTACCTCCGGTTCGAACTCGGGTGGGGATACCGGACGAACATGTCGGGGGGCGAAGAATTCTTCATTCTTGACGTCACCGACAGGCCCAACCCGCTGGAGAATGTGCCGGACTTCTGGTTCTTCGACTCCGCATCGGTTGCCGTGATGAACTACGACGGAACGGGAAAATTCCTGGGCCCGGAAATCCTTCCGCCGGAACGAGCGGCGGAGTTCACGCGGTTCCGCGACAGCGCGCTCGCCCAGGCTGAGCCGTTCACCGAATGGTGGGCCAAGTACGGCTTGTGA
- a CDS encoding helix-turn-helix domain-containing protein — translation MNRAQIGAALRALRVASGKEAKAVARSALMSPSKLSKIENAKMTADATDVERILTAIGVSDEVKAEYAEAARASVTETTAWRLLRRTGFHKGQQAVRALEAQMSTLRLFQPSLVPGLLQTPEYIRAVLHRHRLSEDALSRTINGRLERQAVLYDNTKSLRFVITEPVLRWRIVPPQMMAAQIDRIVSLSRLPHVDIRVVPLEIEQHDIANHSFVIRDDRMVTVETIHAEVVVTDPRDVGLYIKKFDGFEQSAVSGDDMRSLAEGIRDGFLRERETG, via the coding sequence GTGAACAGAGCACAGATTGGGGCTGCGCTGCGGGCACTGCGAGTGGCATCCGGGAAGGAGGCCAAGGCGGTTGCCCGGAGCGCGCTCATGTCTCCGTCCAAACTGTCCAAAATCGAGAACGCCAAGATGACGGCCGACGCGACGGACGTGGAGCGCATCCTCACCGCCATAGGCGTCTCGGACGAGGTCAAGGCGGAGTACGCCGAGGCAGCGAGGGCGTCAGTGACGGAGACGACCGCCTGGCGCCTCCTGAGGCGGACGGGGTTCCACAAGGGCCAGCAGGCCGTGAGGGCTCTGGAAGCGCAGATGTCGACGTTGCGGCTGTTCCAGCCGTCCCTGGTTCCCGGCCTGCTCCAGACACCGGAGTACATCCGGGCCGTTCTGCATCGCCACCGCCTCAGTGAGGACGCCCTCTCCCGGACGATCAACGGGAGACTCGAACGTCAAGCGGTCCTCTACGACAACACGAAGTCACTCCGGTTTGTCATCACCGAACCGGTTCTGCGGTGGCGAATCGTCCCACCCCAGATGATGGCCGCGCAGATCGACCGGATCGTTTCCCTTTCACGGCTCCCCCACGTGGACATCCGTGTAGTTCCCCTTGAGATCGAGCAGCACGATATCGCGAATCACTCATTCGTCATCCGTGACGACCGGATGGTGACGGTGGAAACGATCCACGCCGAAGTGGTCGTCACCGACCCCAGAGACGTGGGGCTCTACATCAAGAAGTTCGACGGATTCGAACAGTCAGCCGTGTCCGGCGATGACATGCGGAGTCTGGCCGAGGGAATCCGGGACGGGTTTTTGCGGGAACGGGAAACAGGATAG
- a CDS encoding DUF397 domain-containing protein: MLNESDLYALDITGAAFVKACGGNTHPDGESCAVLAKIGVDAWALADSKRPGQEPLRFTTAELAAAGIDPARFGLSV, translated from the coding sequence ATGCTGAACGAGTCCGATCTGTACGCGCTGGACATCACCGGCGCCGCGTTCGTGAAGGCATGCGGCGGTAACACCCACCCCGACGGGGAGTCGTGCGCGGTTCTCGCGAAGATCGGTGTGGACGCGTGGGCGCTCGCCGACAGCAAGCGGCCTGGGCAGGAGCCGCTCCGCTTCACCACGGCCGAGCTGGCCGCGGCGGGGATCGACCCGGCGCGGTTCGGGCTGTCCGTCTGA
- a CDS encoding acyl-CoA dehydrogenase family protein — MAGSADFDLYRPSEEHEMLRETVRALSEAKIAPYAAAVDEEARFPQEALDALVASDLHAIHVPEGYGGAGADALATVIVIEEVARVCASSSLIPAVNKLGSLPVMLAGGEDLKKKYLTPLAKGDAMFSYCLSEPDAGSDAGGMTTRAVRDGDHYVLNGVKRWITNAGVSEYYTVMAVTDPDKRTKGISAFVVEKGDEGVSFGAPEKKLGIKGSPTREVYLDNVRIPADRLIGAEGTGFATAMKTLDHTRITIAAQALGIAQGALDYAKGYVQERKQFGKPIGDFQGVQFMLADMAMKLEAARQLTYSAAARSERVSGGATGTQESLTFFGAAAKCFASDAAMEITTDAVQLLGGYGYTRDYPVERMMRDAKITQIYEGTNQVQRVVMARNLP; from the coding sequence GTGGCCGGATCGGCTGATTTCGACCTGTACCGCCCGTCCGAGGAGCACGAGATGCTCCGCGAGACCGTCCGCGCGCTCTCCGAGGCGAAGATCGCGCCGTACGCGGCGGCTGTGGACGAAGAGGCCCGCTTCCCGCAGGAGGCGCTGGACGCGCTCGTCGCCTCCGACCTGCATGCCATTCATGTCCCGGAGGGGTACGGAGGGGCCGGCGCGGACGCGCTCGCCACCGTGATCGTGATCGAGGAGGTCGCGCGGGTCTGTGCCTCCTCCTCGCTGATCCCGGCCGTGAACAAGCTGGGCTCGCTGCCGGTGATGCTGGCGGGCGGCGAGGACCTGAAGAAGAAGTACCTGACGCCGCTGGCCAAGGGCGACGCGATGTTCTCGTACTGTCTCTCGGAGCCGGACGCGGGCTCCGACGCGGGCGGTATGACGACCAGGGCGGTCCGGGACGGCGACCACTATGTGCTGAACGGTGTGAAGCGCTGGATCACCAACGCGGGCGTCTCCGAGTACTACACGGTCATGGCCGTCACCGACCCCGACAAGCGAACGAAGGGGATCAGCGCGTTCGTGGTCGAGAAGGGCGACGAGGGTGTCTCCTTCGGCGCGCCGGAGAAGAAGCTCGGCATCAAGGGCTCGCCGACGCGCGAGGTCTACCTGGACAACGTCCGTATCCCCGCCGACCGGCTGATCGGCGCGGAGGGCACCGGCTTCGCCACGGCGATGAAGACCCTGGACCACACCCGCATCACCATCGCGGCCCAGGCCCTCGGCATCGCGCAGGGCGCGCTGGACTACGCCAAGGGGTACGTCCAGGAGCGCAAGCAGTTCGGCAAGCCGATCGGTGACTTCCAGGGCGTGCAGTTCATGCTCGCCGACATGGCCATGAAGCTGGAGGCCGCCCGCCAGCTCACCTACTCCGCCGCCGCCCGCTCCGAACGCGTCTCCGGCGGCGCGACCGGCACCCAGGAGAGCCTGACGTTCTTCGGCGCGGCAGCCAAGTGCTTCGCCTCCGACGCGGCGATGGAGATCACGACGGACGCGGTCCAGCTCCTGGGCGGCTACGGCTACACACGCGACTACCCGGTCGAACGCATGATGCGCGACGCCAAGATCACCCAGATCTACGAGGGCACGAACCAGGTCCAGCGCGTCGTGATGGCCCGGAACCTCCCGTAA
- a CDS encoding UDP-glucose dehydrogenase family protein: MAPKITVIGTGYLGATHAAAMAELGFEVLGLDVVPEKIELLSKGRVPMYEPGLEDLLRKHVAGIEGSSGRLRFTMDWAEVAEFGDVHFVCVNTPQKHGEYACDMSYVDSAMESLARELRRPALVVGKSTVPVGSAERLAARITELAPAGPEVELAWNPEFLREGFAVQDTLHPDRIVVGIRSEAAERTLREVYATPVAEGSPFVVTDFPTAELVKTSANSFLATKISFINAMAEVCEAAGGDVVKLAEALGYDERIGNKFLRAGIGFGGGCLPKDIRAFMARAGELGADQALTFLREVDSINMRRRGHMVELAREAVGADSSFLGKRVAVLGATFKPDSDDVRDSPALNVAGQIHLQGGQVTVYDPKGMTNAKRLFPTLGYADSALEAVRGADVVLHLTEWREFRELDPAVLGAAVARRLVLDGRNALDPSPWRAAGWTYRAMGRPRA; encoded by the coding sequence ATGGCCCCCAAGATCACCGTGATCGGCACCGGCTACCTCGGCGCCACCCACGCCGCGGCCATGGCGGAGCTGGGCTTCGAGGTGCTCGGGCTCGATGTCGTACCGGAGAAGATCGAGCTGCTCTCGAAGGGCCGGGTACCGATGTACGAACCCGGTCTGGAGGACCTGCTGCGCAAGCATGTCGCCGGCATCGAGGGGTCCAGCGGCCGGCTGCGCTTCACCATGGACTGGGCGGAGGTCGCCGAGTTCGGCGATGTGCACTTCGTCTGCGTCAACACCCCGCAGAAGCACGGCGAGTACGCGTGCGACATGTCCTACGTCGACTCCGCCATGGAGAGCCTCGCCCGCGAGCTGCGCCGGCCCGCGCTGGTCGTCGGCAAGTCCACCGTCCCGGTCGGCAGCGCCGAGCGGCTCGCCGCCCGTATCACCGAACTGGCGCCCGCCGGCCCGGAGGTGGAGCTGGCCTGGAACCCGGAGTTCCTCCGCGAGGGCTTCGCCGTCCAGGACACCCTGCACCCGGACCGGATCGTGGTGGGCATACGGAGCGAGGCCGCCGAGCGCACCCTGCGCGAGGTCTACGCGACGCCGGTCGCGGAAGGCTCGCCCTTCGTGGTCACGGACTTCCCCACGGCCGAGCTGGTCAAGACCTCCGCCAACTCCTTCCTCGCCACGAAGATCTCCTTCATCAACGCGATGGCCGAGGTCTGCGAGGCCGCCGGCGGCGATGTGGTCAAGCTGGCGGAGGCCCTCGGCTACGACGAGCGCATCGGGAACAAGTTCCTGCGCGCCGGGATCGGCTTCGGCGGCGGCTGTCTGCCGAAGGACATCCGGGCATTCATGGCCCGCGCGGGCGAACTCGGCGCGGACCAGGCGCTGACGTTCCTGCGCGAGGTCGACTCGATCAACATGCGCCGCCGCGGCCACATGGTGGAGCTGGCCCGCGAGGCCGTCGGCGCCGACTCGTCGTTCCTCGGCAAGCGCGTCGCCGTCCTGGGCGCGACCTTCAAGCCGGACTCCGACGACGTACGCGACTCCCCCGCGCTCAACGTCGCCGGGCAGATCCACCTCCAGGGCGGCCAGGTCACCGTCTACGACCCGAAGGGCATGACGAACGCCAAGCGCCTCTTCCCGACGCTCGGGTACGCGGACTCCGCGCTGGAGGCCGTACGCGGCGCGGATGTCGTCCTGCACCTCACGGAGTGGCGCGAGTTCCGCGAGCTGGACCCGGCCGTCCTGGGCGCGGCGGTCGCGCGCCGGCTCGTACTGGACGGCCGCAACGCCCTGGACCCGTCACCCTGGCGCGCGGCGGGCTGGACATACCGGGCAATGGGCCGCCCGCGAGCCTGA
- a CDS encoding CGNR zinc finger domain-containing protein, with protein sequence MTNRPPAPGGLALVQALVNSLNVETGVDSLESPDGRAAFGLAEAEVPAARELREALRTACLAHAGIHLPGRPSTAELDRLLAEAPLRVTVDLAGAAAVRPLAATLTARVAEAIAAGAADGTWDRLKACEAEDCLWAFYDRSPAGRGRWCTMSVCGARAKMRAYRARLTETPPV encoded by the coding sequence ATGACGAACAGGCCCCCCGCGCCGGGCGGGCTCGCCCTGGTGCAGGCGCTGGTGAACTCCCTCAACGTGGAGACGGGCGTCGACTCCCTCGAATCGCCCGACGGCCGCGCCGCCTTCGGCCTCGCCGAAGCGGAGGTCCCGGCCGCCCGCGAACTGCGCGAAGCGCTCCGTACGGCCTGCCTCGCACACGCCGGGATCCACCTCCCGGGCCGCCCCTCGACGGCCGAACTCGATCGCCTGCTCGCCGAGGCCCCGCTGCGGGTGACGGTCGACCTGGCGGGCGCCGCCGCCGTCCGCCCGCTGGCGGCCACCCTGACCGCGCGCGTGGCGGAGGCGATCGCGGCGGGCGCGGCGGACGGCACCTGGGACCGGCTCAAGGCGTGCGAGGCGGAGGACTGCCTCTGGGCGTTCTACGACCGCAGCCCGGCGGGCCGCGGCCGCTGGTGCACGATGTCGGTGTGCGGGGCGCGGGCGAAGATGAGGGCGTACCGGGCGAGGCTGACGGAGACGCCTCCCGTCTGA
- a CDS encoding VOC family protein, translated as MAIATLCTVVLDCPDPAALARFYAGVLGGEVVAEREGPDAWFELTGAGGTTLAFQAAPGYVPPSWPAPNGSQQFHLDLDVTDLDAAEEQVLALGATVLDAADRKRSFRVYADPAGHPFCLCLCAG; from the coding sequence ATGGCCATCGCCACCCTCTGCACCGTCGTCCTGGACTGTCCCGACCCGGCCGCACTCGCCCGTTTCTACGCCGGGGTCCTCGGCGGTGAGGTCGTCGCGGAGCGCGAGGGGCCCGACGCCTGGTTCGAGTTGACGGGCGCCGGCGGGACGACGCTCGCCTTCCAGGCCGCGCCCGGTTACGTACCGCCTTCGTGGCCCGCGCCGAACGGGTCGCAGCAGTTCCATCTGGACCTGGACGTAACGGATCTGGACGCGGCGGAGGAGCAGGTGCTCGCGCTCGGCGCGACGGTGCTGGACGCGGCCGACCGGAAGCGGTCGTTCCGGGTCTACGCCGACCCGGCGGGGCATCCGTTCTGCCTCTGCCTCTGCGCCGGTTGA
- a CDS encoding dipeptidase, protein MTPPAAPDAGSAGDFLDRAHALLADFPVVDGHNDLPWALREQVRYDLDRLDIGGDTSARLHTDLPRLRRGGVGGQFWSVYVRSDMAGDDAVSATLEQIDVVGRLLDRYPDDLARALTSDDMEAARRRGRIASLMGAEGGHSINNSLATLRALYTLGVRYMTLTHNDNLRWADSATDEPGVGGLSAFGREVVREMNRTGMLVDLSHVAATTMRDALAVTEAPVIFSHSSARAVCDHPRNVPDDVLALLPGNGGVAMVTFVPKFILPEAVEWTHEADENMRAHGLHPLATTPEAMKVHAAFEAARPRPVATVSTVADHLDHMREVAGVDHIGIGGDFDGTAFTPEGLEDVAGYPNLIAELLARGWSTPDVAKLTWQNAVRVLRAAEDVSRSLKATRGPSQATIEALDG, encoded by the coding sequence GTGACGCCGCCGGCCGCGCCGGACGCCGGTTCCGCCGGGGACTTCCTGGACCGAGCACACGCCCTGCTCGCGGACTTCCCCGTGGTCGACGGCCACAACGACCTGCCGTGGGCGCTGCGCGAACAGGTCCGCTACGACCTCGACCGGCTCGACATCGGCGGGGACACCTCCGCCCGCCTCCACACCGACCTGCCCCGGCTGCGGCGCGGCGGGGTCGGCGGCCAGTTCTGGTCCGTGTACGTACGCTCCGACATGGCCGGGGACGACGCGGTCAGCGCGACGCTGGAGCAGATCGACGTCGTCGGCCGGCTCCTGGACCGCTACCCGGACGACCTGGCCCGCGCTCTGACCTCGGACGACATGGAGGCCGCGCGCCGCCGGGGCCGGATCGCCTCGCTGATGGGCGCCGAGGGCGGCCACTCGATCAACAACTCCCTGGCCACACTGCGGGCGCTGTACACCCTGGGCGTCCGCTACATGACCCTCACGCACAACGACAATCTGCGCTGGGCGGACTCGGCGACGGACGAGCCGGGGGTGGGCGGGCTCTCCGCGTTCGGCCGCGAGGTCGTGCGCGAGATGAACCGTACGGGGATGCTCGTCGACCTCTCGCATGTCGCGGCCACGACGATGCGCGACGCGCTCGCGGTGACCGAGGCGCCGGTGATCTTCTCGCACTCGTCGGCGCGGGCGGTCTGCGACCATCCGCGCAATGTGCCGGACGACGTGCTGGCCCTGCTGCCGGGGAACGGCGGCGTCGCGATGGTGACGTTCGTACCGAAGTTCATCCTGCCCGAGGCGGTGGAGTGGACGCACGAGGCGGACGAGAACATGCGTGCCCACGGGCTGCATCCGCTCGCCACCACACCCGAGGCCATGAAGGTCCACGCGGCCTTCGAGGCGGCGCGCCCGCGCCCGGTCGCGACCGTGTCGACGGTCGCGGACCATCTCGACCACATGCGCGAGGTCGCGGGCGTCGACCACATCGGCATCGGCGGGGACTTCGACGGCACGGCGTTCACGCCGGAGGGCCTGGAGGATGTGGCGGGCTATCCGAACCTGATCGCGGAGCTGCTGGCACGCGGCTGGTCGACACCGGACGTGGCCAAGCTGACCTGGCAGAACGCGGTACGGGTGCTGCGGGCGGCGGAGGATGTGTCGCGGTCGCTGAAGGCGACGCGGGGGCCGTCGCAGGCGACGATCGAGGCGTTGGACGGCTGA
- the purE gene encoding 5-(carboxyamino)imidazole ribonucleotide mutase yields the protein MGSDSDWPVMEAAATALHEFEIPYEVDVVSAHRMPHEMIAYGERAAGRGLKAIIAGAGGAAHLPGMLASVTPLPVIGVPVPLKYLDGMDSLLSIVQMPAGVPVATVSVGGARNAGLLAARILAAHDPELQQRMREFQQDLNDQATEKGKRLRAKVEGSEHFGFGK from the coding sequence ATGGGCTCGGACTCCGACTGGCCCGTCATGGAGGCCGCGGCGACGGCCCTGCACGAGTTCGAGATCCCGTACGAGGTCGATGTCGTCTCCGCGCACCGGATGCCGCACGAGATGATCGCGTACGGCGAGCGGGCGGCCGGCCGCGGCCTGAAGGCGATCATCGCGGGCGCGGGCGGCGCGGCGCATCTGCCGGGCATGCTGGCCTCGGTGACACCGCTGCCGGTGATCGGCGTTCCCGTACCGCTCAAGTACCTCGACGGCATGGACTCGCTGCTCTCCATCGTCCAGATGCCGGCCGGGGTGCCGGTCGCGACGGTCTCGGTCGGCGGCGCGCGGAACGCGGGGCTGCTGGCCGCCCGTATCCTCGCCGCGCACGATCCGGAACTCCAGCAGCGGATGCGGGAGTTCCAGCAGGACCTGAACGACCAGGCGACGGAGAAGGGCAAGCGGCTGCGCGCCAAGGTCGAGGGCTCGGAGCACTTCGGATTCGGCAAGTGA
- a CDS encoding 5-(carboxyamino)imidazole ribonucleotide synthase, with protein MTFPVVGMVGGGQLARMTHEAGIPLGLRFKLLSDTPQDSAAQVVSDVVIGDYRDLDTLRDFARGCDVITFDHEHVPIEHLRALEADGIPVRPGPDALVHAQDKGVMRARLSGLGVPCPRHRVVTDPADAAAFAAEVGGFPVVLKTVRGGYDGKGVWVVRSEAEAEPPFRAGVPVLAEEKVDFVRELAANIVRSPHGQAVAYPVVESRQVDGVCDTVIAPAPGLSDELAGEAQQLALRIAAELGVVGHLAVELFETADGRILVNELAMRPHNSGHWTQDGSITSQFANHVRAVLDLPLGDPRPRAPWTVMCNVLGGDYPDMYTAYLHCMARDPQLKIHMYGKDVKPGRKVGHVNTYGDDLDEVLERARHAAGYLRGTITE; from the coding sequence GTGACGTTCCCGGTAGTCGGCATGGTCGGCGGCGGTCAGCTCGCCCGTATGACCCACGAGGCGGGCATCCCCCTCGGCCTCAGGTTCAAGCTTCTCAGCGACACCCCGCAGGACTCGGCGGCCCAGGTGGTCAGCGATGTCGTCATCGGCGACTATCGCGACCTGGACACGCTGCGTGACTTCGCGCGCGGGTGCGACGTGATCACGTTCGACCACGAACATGTACCGATCGAGCATCTGCGGGCACTGGAGGCCGACGGCATCCCCGTCCGCCCCGGCCCGGACGCGCTCGTGCACGCCCAGGACAAGGGCGTGATGCGCGCCCGCCTCAGCGGACTGGGCGTCCCCTGCCCGCGCCACCGTGTGGTGACGGACCCGGCCGACGCCGCGGCCTTCGCCGCCGAGGTGGGCGGCTTCCCGGTCGTCCTCAAGACCGTGCGCGGCGGGTACGACGGCAAGGGCGTGTGGGTCGTACGGTCCGAGGCCGAGGCCGAGCCGCCGTTCCGCGCCGGGGTCCCGGTGCTCGCCGAGGAGAAGGTCGACTTCGTACGGGAGCTGGCGGCCAATATCGTCCGCTCGCCGCACGGCCAGGCCGTGGCGTATCCGGTGGTCGAGTCGCGGCAGGTCGACGGCGTCTGCGACACCGTGATCGCGCCCGCGCCCGGACTCTCCGACGAGCTGGCGGGCGAGGCCCAGCAGCTCGCGCTGCGGATAGCCGCCGAGCTGGGTGTCGTCGGCCATCTCGCGGTCGAGCTGTTCGAGACGGCCGACGGCCGCATCCTGGTCAACGAGCTGGCCATGCGCCCGCACAACTCCGGGCACTGGACCCAGGACGGCTCGATCACCTCGCAGTTCGCCAACCATGTACGGGCCGTCCTCGACCTGCCGCTCGGCGACCCGCGCCCGCGCGCGCCCTGGACGGTCATGTGCAATGTCCTCGGCGGCGACTACCCCGACATGTACACGGCGTATCTGCACTGCATGGCCCGGGACCCGCAGCTCAAGATCCATATGTACGGCAAGGACGTGAAGCCCGGCCGCAAGGTGGGGCATGTCAACACCTACGGTGACGACCTGGACGAGGTGCTGGAGCGCGCCCGCCACGCCGCCGGCTACCTGCGAGGAACGATCACCGAGTGA
- a CDS encoding GtrA family protein: MSERSALRVRLDRLVREAAKFGAVGGAGLLVNLLVFNLVRHTTDLPVVRASVLATVVAIAFNYVGFRYFTYRDRDKGGRTRELTLFLVFSAIGLVIENGVLYTATYGFGWHSPLQSNVFKFVGTGIATLFRFWSYRTWVFRVRPVKDGEPAEETAEPAGVR, from the coding sequence ATGAGCGAACGCAGCGCACTCCGCGTGCGACTGGACCGACTCGTACGCGAGGCGGCCAAGTTCGGCGCGGTGGGCGGCGCGGGGCTGCTGGTGAATCTCCTGGTCTTCAACCTCGTCCGGCACACCACCGACCTCCCGGTGGTGCGGGCCAGTGTTCTGGCCACCGTCGTCGCGATCGCCTTCAACTACGTGGGCTTCCGCTACTTCACGTACCGGGACCGCGACAAGGGCGGACGGACCCGGGAGCTGACGCTCTTCCTCGTGTTCAGCGCGATCGGGCTGGTGATCGAGAACGGTGTCCTGTACACGGCGACATACGGGTTCGGCTGGCACTCCCCGCTCCAGAGCAATGTGTTCAAGTTCGTCGGCACCGGGATCGCGACGCTGTTCCGCTTCTGGTCGTACCGGACGTGGGTGTTCCGGGTACGGCCGGTGAAGGACGGCGAGCCCGCCGAGGAGACGGCGGAGCCGGCGGGAGTGCGCTGA